A part of Cotesia glomerata isolate CgM1 linkage group LG4, MPM_Cglom_v2.3, whole genome shotgun sequence genomic DNA contains:
- the LOC123262959 gene encoding 40S ribosomal protein S29 — MGFQNIWYSHPRNYGQGSRSCRACANKHGLIRKYGLNLCRQCFREYAADIGFKKLD, encoded by the exons ATGGGTTTCCAGAATATTTGGTATTCTCACCCACGTAATTATGGCCAAGGCTCACGATCAtg tcgTGCCTGCGCCAACAAACATGGTCTAATCCGCAAATACGGTCTCAACCTCTGCCGTCAGTGCTTCAGAGAGTATGCCGCCGACATTGGATTCAAGAAG ttgGATTAA